From a single Apium graveolens cultivar Ventura chromosome 2, ASM990537v1, whole genome shotgun sequence genomic region:
- the LOC141708097 gene encoding uncharacterized protein LOC141708097, with translation MEGEKRKGYSSTGTVRGSSSSSSSSSSSSSSSFASDLFGTKNSSSSASSSSFSSASSGIFGSIFASNPPNLVVGRESLRTHAVEKKYDDLAKHAWNSKTGHSGFNQNDSMHLNKQGESVGTWKDPNNTYYSEQDVQPCHLSSSIYYGGRDIYTTSYNSQSHDYSIFKKDQGEDDSGSASRGNWWQGGLYY, from the exons ATGGAGGGAGAAAAGCGCAAGGGCTATTCATCAACAGGAACAGTAAGaggatcatcatcatcatcatcatcatcatcatcatcatcatcatcaagtTTTGCTTCAGATCTTTTTGGTACAAAGAACTCATCATCCTCTGCTTCttcttcctcattttcttcagctTCTTCTGGAATTTTTGGCTCTATCTTTGCATCTAATCCCCCTAACTTG GTTGTGGGCAGGGAGTCCTTGCGCACTCATGCTGTTGAGAAGAAATACGATGACTTAGCGAAACATGCTTGGAACTCCAAAACCGGACATTCGGGTTTCAATCAGAATG ATTCCATGCATCTGAACAAGCAAGGTGAAAGTGTGGGCACTTGGAAGGATCCTAACAATACATATTACAGTGAGCAAGATGTACAACCATGTCATCTCAGCTCTTCTATATACTATGGCGGTCGAGACATCTATACCACGTCCTATAATAGCCAAAGCCATGATTATTCAATT TTCAAGAAAGATCAAGGGGAAGATGATTCTGGAAGTGCTTCAAGAGGAAACTGGTGGCAAG GGGGCCTGTACTACTAA
- the LOC141708098 gene encoding uncharacterized protein LOC141708098: protein MLFNTIILGLLALFIVRLEHVSGAGPCGKSSAYDVAMNLGPCAAAAQDENATVSESCCLEVKKIGQNPSCLCAAMLSDTAKSSGVDPKVAMSIPKRCDLAGRPVGYKCGRSALAVHIFVLIIFLVSS from the coding sequence ATGCTATTTAACACTATAATACTTGGTTTGCTAGCACTTTTCATTGTGAGGCTCGAGCATGTTTCAGGAGCCGGGCCTTGTGGAAAATCTTCGGCATATGATGTGGCTATGAATTTAGGCCCTTGTGCAGCAGCAGCGCAAGATGAGAACGCAACAGTTTCTGAAAGTTGCTGCCTTGAGGTTAAGAAAATAGGGCAAAACCCAAGTTGCCTTTGCGCTGCTATGCTTTCGGATACTGCTAAGAGTTCTGGTGTGGACCCAAAAGTTGCTATGAGCATCCCAAAGAGATGCGACCTCGCTGGCCGTCCTGTGGGCTACAAATGCGGACGTAGTGCTCTTGCAGTTCACATTTTTGTTCTGATTATTTTCCTTGTTTCCTCGTAA